Proteins from one Acidihalobacter prosperus genomic window:
- the dtd gene encoding D-aminoacyl-tRNA deacylase, whose amino-acid sequence MIALLQRVSRASVSVGGEVIGEIGMGLMVLVGVERGDDSAQAERMLERLLGYRVFADAQGRMSLGLKAVGGGLLLVPQFTLAADTDKGMRPSFTPAAEPAAARACFEHLLLRARAAHAPVGAGCFGAEMAVALVNEGPVTFRLRVAPD is encoded by the coding sequence ATGATCGCGTTGCTGCAGCGCGTGAGCCGCGCCAGCGTGAGCGTCGGCGGCGAAGTGATCGGCGAGATCGGCATGGGTTTGATGGTGCTGGTCGGCGTCGAGCGGGGTGACGACAGCGCGCAGGCCGAGCGCATGCTGGAGCGTTTGCTGGGTTATCGGGTGTTCGCGGATGCGCAGGGGCGCATGAGCCTCGGGCTCAAGGCGGTCGGCGGCGGGTTGCTGCTGGTGCCGCAGTTCACGCTGGCCGCCGATACGGACAAGGGCATGCGCCCCAGCTTTACCCCGGCCGCGGAACCTGCGGCGGCGCGCGCCTGCTTCGAACATCTGCTGCTGCGTGCGCGTGCGGCGCACGCGCCGGTAGGGGCGGGGTGTTTCGGAGCGGAGATGGCGGTCGCACTGGTCAACGAGGGCCCGGTGACCTTCCGGTTGCGGGTCGCGCCAGACTGA
- the pip gene encoding prolyl aminopeptidase, whose protein sequence is MSRLTLFPSILPYRTHALAMDDRHTLYVEECGRPDGLPVVFLHGGPGSGCEPWHRRFFDPAIYRVVLFDQRGSGRSTPHAELRDNTTADLIADIERIREYLQIDRWVVFGGSWGATLGLAYAEAYPKRVLGAILRGVFLCRPEDIEWFYQRGASRLFPDYWADFVAPIPPAERDDLVAAYRRRLTGEDEVARMAAARAWSIWEGRTATLYPNTAVEDHFSDPYVALALARIENHYFVHRGFLEPDQLLARAGRLAGVPGVIVQGRYDAICPLDQAWLLQQAWPDAQLHIVADAGHSAAEPGIIDALVRATNAWGARLA, encoded by the coding sequence ATGAGTCGCCTGACACTGTTCCCGAGTATTCTGCCGTATCGCACTCATGCCCTGGCGATGGACGATCGGCATACCCTGTATGTAGAAGAGTGCGGACGTCCCGACGGGCTGCCGGTAGTGTTTCTGCACGGCGGGCCGGGTTCCGGTTGCGAGCCCTGGCATCGCCGTTTCTTCGATCCGGCCATCTACCGCGTGGTGCTGTTCGACCAACGCGGCAGCGGCCGTTCCACGCCGCATGCCGAGTTGCGCGACAACACCACGGCGGACCTGATCGCGGATATCGAACGCATCCGCGAATATCTGCAGATTGATCGCTGGGTGGTTTTCGGCGGTTCCTGGGGCGCGACGCTCGGGCTGGCCTATGCCGAGGCTTACCCTAAACGCGTGCTGGGTGCGATTCTGCGCGGCGTGTTTCTGTGCCGTCCCGAGGACATCGAGTGGTTCTATCAGCGAGGGGCTTCCAGGCTGTTCCCCGATTACTGGGCGGATTTCGTCGCGCCGATCCCTCCGGCCGAGCGCGACGATCTTGTCGCCGCCTACCGACGGCGGCTGACGGGCGAGGACGAGGTGGCGCGCATGGCCGCTGCGCGTGCCTGGTCGATCTGGGAAGGCCGCACGGCGACGCTGTACCCGAACACGGCGGTCGAGGATCATTTTTCCGATCCTTACGTTGCGCTTGCGCTGGCACGCATCGAAAACCACTACTTCGTGCACCGCGGCTTTCTCGAACCCGACCAGTTGTTGGCGCGGGCTGGCCGTCTCGCCGGCGTGCCGGGTGTGATCGTGCAGGGGCGCTACGATGCCATCTGCCCGCTGGATCAGGCCTGGTTGCTGCAGCAGGCCTGGCCCGACGCGCAGCTGCATATCGTGGCGGACGCGGGCCATTCGGCCGCCGAACCCGGGATCATCGATGCGCTGGTGCGTGCCACCAATGCCTGGGGCGCGCGACTGGCATGA
- a CDS encoding tRNA 2-thiocytidine biosynthesis TtcA family protein codes for MRQAPYLACMNTQHPLPVPPPKSLARLAGRAIADFRMIREGDRVLLGLSGGKDSLSLLMLLLHFQRRAPIRFELGAVTVDPQSPDFDPSPLIPYLAALGVPYLYERERILELAESHMDNDSFCAFCARMKRGVMYSAARREGYNVIALAQHLDDLAESFLMSAFHGGQLRTMKAHYRIDAGDLRVIRPLVYARERQTRAFAESAHLPVISENCPACFAMPTQREHMKQLLAQQEAEQPRLFRNLLSTLRPLMSAGLPDDA; via the coding sequence ATGCGCCAGGCTCCCTATCTTGCCTGCATGAACACACAGCACCCGCTCCCGGTACCGCCTCCCAAATCCCTGGCGCGTCTTGCAGGCCGCGCGATCGCTGATTTTCGCATGATCCGCGAGGGCGACCGCGTGCTACTCGGGCTGTCCGGCGGCAAGGATTCGCTCAGCCTGCTGATGCTGCTGCTGCACTTTCAGCGGCGCGCGCCGATCCGTTTCGAGCTCGGCGCGGTCACCGTCGACCCGCAGTCGCCGGATTTCGACCCCAGCCCGCTGATCCCCTATCTGGCCGCGCTCGGCGTGCCGTATCTCTACGAGCGCGAACGGATACTCGAACTGGCCGAGTCGCACATGGACAACGACTCGTTCTGCGCCTTCTGCGCACGCATGAAACGCGGCGTGATGTACTCGGCGGCACGGCGCGAGGGCTACAACGTCATCGCCCTGGCGCAGCACTTGGACGATCTGGCGGAAAGCTTCCTGATGTCGGCCTTCCATGGCGGCCAGCTGCGTACCATGAAGGCCCACTATCGCATCGATGCCGGCGACCTGCGCGTGATACGCCCGCTGGTCTACGCGCGCGAACGTCAGACGCGCGCCTTTGCCGAAAGCGCGCATCTACCGGTGATCAGCGAAAACTGCCCCGCCTGCTTCGCCATGCCGACGCAGCGCGAGCACATGAAGCAGCTGCTCGCGCAACAGGAGGCCGAGCAACCGCGGCTGTTCCGCAATCTGCTTTCCACCCTCAGGCCGCTGATGTCCGCGGGGCTCCCGGACGACGCCTGA
- a CDS encoding lysophospholipid acyltransferase family protein: MRELLVRWLLGLFAHLPLRANQALGGALGALAWRLSPKLRRQTLDNLARCFPEHDAAWHLRVGRRSLIESTRSLTEAPWLWRQDARKLRSLLSYGEHAELLETAGAHGEAIIATPHLGSWEFAGLCLATLRPTTALYRPPRMKTLDGFIRGARSRTGSELVPTTPAGLRALRRRLDGGGVVGMLPDQTPKGSGGVFAPFFGQPAYTMRLLSQLARRAHTPVVLAFCERLPRGRGYRVHCVAACAAIHDPDATVAAAELNRCVETLIRRCPTQYLWSYRRFSRRPPSAQSHPTSPDA, translated from the coding sequence GTGCGCGAACTCCTCGTCCGCTGGCTGCTCGGGCTGTTCGCCCACCTGCCACTGCGCGCCAACCAGGCCCTCGGCGGCGCGTTGGGCGCGCTGGCCTGGCGGCTATCGCCCAAGCTGCGCCGGCAGACGCTGGACAACCTCGCCCGCTGCTTCCCCGAGCACGACGCGGCCTGGCATCTCCGCGTCGGGCGCCGTAGCCTCATCGAGTCGACCCGTTCGCTCACCGAGGCGCCCTGGCTGTGGCGTCAGGACGCCCGCAAACTGCGCAGCCTGCTGAGCTACGGCGAACACGCCGAATTGCTCGAAACCGCCGGCGCACACGGCGAGGCGATCATCGCGACGCCCCATCTCGGCAGTTGGGAATTCGCCGGTCTGTGCCTGGCCACCCTGCGCCCGACCACCGCGCTCTACCGTCCTCCGCGCATGAAGACCCTGGACGGCTTCATCCGCGGAGCGCGCAGCCGCACCGGTTCCGAGCTTGTCCCCACGACGCCGGCGGGCCTGCGCGCGCTGCGGCGCAGGCTGGACGGCGGCGGTGTCGTCGGCATGCTGCCCGATCAGACCCCCAAGGGCAGCGGCGGCGTATTCGCCCCCTTCTTCGGCCAGCCGGCCTACACCATGCGTCTGCTGTCGCAGCTGGCGCGACGCGCGCACACGCCGGTCGTGCTCGCCTTCTGCGAGCGCCTGCCGCGCGGCCGGGGCTATCGCGTGCACTGCGTTGCAGCCTGCGCGGCGATCCATGACCCGGACGCGACGGTGGCCGCCGCCGAGCTCAATCGCTGCGTGGAAACCCTGATCCGACGCTGCCCCACGCAGTATCTCTGGAGCTACCGGCGCTTCTCGCGCCGCCCGCCATCCGCCCAGAGCCACCCAACGTCGCCCGACGCCTGA
- a CDS encoding molybdate ABC transporter substrate-binding protein: protein MLRNLLIMTAVALLPAAALAANHEGKPAKKDAAGLHHDYRTFETGGKVAYGRIGDSYKADLVMYLAGNQFMVMDDLIKDFQKRNPDIKSIYVETIPPGQILKSQILRQGRINKQKTAKNPDLYASVNLNHLRTLAKKGLMKEYMIYTHNKLEIMVAKGNPKHIKGVEDLARDDVVLSLPNPITEGIAKFYVMPMLKQNGLYEKLTDDRSCKRCWAVPKKTWFTARHHRETPYRIEHGKADAGIVWTTEVVYAQSEGRPVEGVALPPKDNMADKVGYAIGGLTNGRNPAQAQRFLEYLATDAAQAIYEKHGFIRATPKELELKAL, encoded by the coding sequence ATGCTACGCAATCTACTGATCATGACCGCGGTCGCGCTGCTCCCGGCAGCGGCGCTCGCCGCCAATCACGAGGGCAAGCCGGCCAAGAAGGATGCGGCCGGCCTGCACCACGACTATCGCACCTTCGAGACCGGCGGCAAGGTCGCCTACGGACGCATCGGCGATTCCTACAAGGCCGACCTGGTCATGTACCTCGCCGGCAACCAGTTCATGGTGATGGACGACCTGATCAAGGACTTCCAGAAACGCAATCCCGACATCAAGTCGATCTACGTCGAAACCATCCCGCCCGGACAGATCCTCAAGAGCCAGATCCTCAGGCAGGGCCGCATCAACAAGCAGAAGACCGCCAAGAACCCCGACCTCTACGCCAGCGTCAATCTCAACCATCTGCGCACGCTGGCCAAGAAGGGCCTGATGAAGGAGTACATGATCTACACCCACAACAAGCTGGAGATCATGGTCGCCAAGGGCAATCCCAAGCACATCAAGGGCGTGGAGGATCTCGCGCGGGACGACGTCGTGCTGTCGCTGCCCAACCCGATCACCGAGGGCATCGCCAAGTTCTACGTCATGCCGATGCTCAAGCAAAACGGGCTGTACGAAAAACTGACGGACGACCGCAGCTGCAAACGCTGCTGGGCGGTACCCAAGAAAACCTGGTTCACCGCGCGCCATCATCGCGAAACGCCTTATCGGATCGAGCACGGCAAGGCCGACGCCGGTATCGTCTGGACCACCGAGGTCGTCTATGCGCAGTCGGAGGGACGCCCGGTCGAGGGTGTCGCCCTGCCGCCCAAGGACAATATGGCCGACAAGGTGGGCTATGCCATCGGCGGCCTGACCAATGGCCGCAATCCGGCACAGGCCCAGCGCTTCCTGGAATACCTCGCCACCGATGCGGCACAGGCGATCTACGAAAAACACGGCTTCATTCGCGCCACACCCAAGGAGCTGGAACTCAAGGCGCTCTGA
- a CDS encoding class I SAM-dependent methyltransferase: MSSRDWEAHYAGRDPLAAEPARVLLDHAHLLPADGYALDLACGLGANALFLARHGLRTAAWDASPTAIAALARAADSAGLSLDAEVRDVIALPPPVAAFDVIVVSRFLARALSPVLAAALKPNGLLFYQTFGPPSVDPGRGPRCADFRLAQGELPRLFPALELRAYREEGAFGDTKRGLRDEAYAVFSRPGAGLP; this comes from the coding sequence ATGTCGTCGCGTGACTGGGAGGCGCATTATGCCGGCCGCGATCCGCTTGCGGCCGAGCCTGCACGGGTGCTGCTCGATCATGCACACCTCCTGCCCGCTGACGGGTACGCGCTCGATCTCGCCTGCGGTCTGGGCGCCAACGCTCTGTTCCTGGCGCGTCACGGGCTGCGGACCGCAGCCTGGGACGCCTCGCCCACGGCGATCGCCGCGCTTGCGCGTGCCGCCGACAGTGCAGGCCTGTCGCTGGATGCCGAGGTCCGGGACGTCATCGCCCTGCCGCCGCCGGTCGCCGCATTCGACGTGATCGTGGTCAGTCGCTTTCTGGCGCGCGCACTGTCGCCGGTTCTGGCCGCCGCGCTCAAACCGAACGGCCTGTTGTTCTATCAGACCTTCGGTCCTCCTTCGGTCGATCCCGGGCGCGGACCCCGCTGCGCGGATTTTAGGCTGGCCCAGGGTGAATTGCCGCGCCTGTTTCCGGCGCTAGAACTACGCGCCTACCGCGAGGAAGGCGCGTTTGGCGATACGAAGCGGGGGCTGCGCGACGAGGCCTACGCCGTGTTCAGCCGGCCCGGAGCGGGCTTGCCGTGA
- a CDS encoding TrkH family potassium uptake protein, with protein sequence MQIAAVQRVLGALIAAYSVTMLVPAVVSMIYDDGQAGYFLDSFLVTFALGFVAWFPVRNSRQELRRREGFLIVALYWAILSAVSTLPFHFSPHLDFTDAFFESVSGFTTTGATVIVGLDHLPKSILYYRAQLNWLGGMGIIVLAIAVLPMLRVGGMQLFRAETPGPMKDEKLTPRLEHTARALWGIYVGLTVACVIAYWVAGMSFFDALCQGFATIATGGFSTHDASFAYWNSPWIDGVADVFMFLSGMNFAVHYLALMRGSARPYFIDPEVRAYIGFVAASILVVSLTLWYTKTYPTMLTDLRYGAFQVLTVLTCCGFTSAPFNHWPLYLPVLLMLIPIVGGCAGSTAGGMKVVRVLLVVKQGFREMKRLNHPRAVVPVKLGRTVLPERVISAIWSFLAAYVLVYLVLMLALMGAGLDWVTAFSAVSACINNMGPGLGSVFANFAGISEPAKWICSLAMLIGRLEVFTLLVLLTPMYWRS encoded by the coding sequence ATGCAAATCGCCGCCGTGCAACGGGTGCTGGGCGCCCTGATCGCCGCATACAGCGTGACCATGCTGGTGCCGGCCGTGGTGTCGATGATCTACGACGACGGTCAGGCCGGTTATTTCCTGGATTCGTTTCTGGTGACCTTCGCGCTGGGCTTCGTGGCCTGGTTCCCGGTACGCAATTCGCGCCAGGAATTGCGTCGCCGGGAAGGATTTCTCATCGTCGCGCTGTATTGGGCGATACTCTCGGCTGTCAGCACGCTGCCGTTTCATTTCAGTCCGCATCTGGATTTCACCGATGCCTTCTTCGAGTCGGTCTCGGGCTTCACTACCACCGGGGCGACCGTGATCGTCGGACTCGATCACCTGCCCAAATCCATCCTCTACTACCGTGCCCAGCTGAACTGGCTGGGCGGCATGGGCATCATCGTGCTCGCCATCGCCGTGCTGCCGATGCTGCGGGTCGGCGGCATGCAGCTGTTCCGCGCGGAGACGCCGGGGCCCATGAAGGACGAGAAACTCACGCCGCGGTTGGAACATACGGCGCGCGCGCTGTGGGGGATATACGTTGGGCTCACCGTGGCCTGCGTCATCGCCTACTGGGTGGCGGGCATGAGTTTCTTCGACGCCCTGTGCCAGGGGTTTGCGACCATCGCGACTGGCGGCTTCTCCACGCACGACGCCAGTTTCGCCTATTGGAACAGTCCGTGGATCGACGGCGTTGCCGACGTCTTCATGTTCCTTTCCGGCATGAATTTCGCCGTGCATTACCTAGCCCTGATGCGTGGCAGCGCGCGCCCGTACTTCATTGACCCCGAGGTGCGCGCCTATATCGGTTTCGTCGCCGCTAGCATCCTGGTGGTCAGCCTGACGCTGTGGTACACGAAGACCTATCCCACAATGCTGACCGATCTGCGCTACGGCGCCTTCCAGGTGCTGACCGTGCTCACCTGCTGCGGCTTCACCAGTGCTCCCTTCAATCACTGGCCGCTGTATCTGCCGGTGCTGCTGATGCTGATCCCCATCGTCGGCGGCTGTGCCGGCTCGACCGCCGGTGGTATGAAGGTGGTGCGCGTGCTGCTGGTCGTCAAGCAGGGATTCCGCGAGATGAAACGCCTCAATCACCCGCGTGCGGTGGTGCCGGTCAAGCTCGGTAGGACGGTGTTGCCCGAGCGCGTGATCAGTGCGATCTGGAGCTTCCTGGCCGCCTACGTACTGGTCTACCTGGTGCTCATGCTGGCGCTGATGGGCGCGGGCCTGGACTGGGTAACGGCCTTTTCGGCGGTCTCGGCCTGCATCAACAACATGGGTCCCGGGCTCGGCTCGGTATTCGCCAATTTCGCCGGCATCAGTGAGCCCGCCAAATGGATCTGCTCGCTGGCCATGCTTATCGGTCGCCTGGAGGTGTTCACGCTGCTGGTGCTGTTGACGCCGATGTACTGGCGGAGCTGA
- a CDS encoding TrkH family potassium uptake protein, producing MQPRVIQRILGLLLLVFSGTMLPPAGVGLLYGDVGIRPFLEAFAITAATGLVLWWPVRRERRDLRLRDGFLVAVSFWLVLGLFGAIPLALASAPHLSVTDAVFESMSGLTTTGATVIVGLDELPKSILFYRQELQWLGGMGIIVLAVAVLPMLGVGGMQLYRAETPGPIKDAKLTPRIAETAKALWYIYLGLTVACAAAYWLAGMDVFDAIAQSFSTVSIGGFSTHDASLGYFRSPEIESVAIVFMLLAGANFGLHFVALRRMSLRPYWQDAEFRTYFGILAALAAITVGYLYVTAHYTHFATDLRQGLFQAVSIGTTTGFTTAAYHHWPGFLPALLIFASFIGGCAGSTGGGIKVVRFLLLFKQGVRELMRLVHPSGQFTVKIGRRPVDDRVIDAVWGFFAAYVATFSIFMLLLMATGLDQVTAFSAVAACMNNLGPGLGAVGDNYAQLNPYAKWVLSVAMLFGRLEIFTPLVLFTPGFWRR from the coding sequence ATGCAACCACGCGTCATCCAACGCATCCTCGGCCTGCTGTTGCTGGTGTTCAGCGGCACCATGCTGCCGCCGGCCGGAGTCGGTCTGCTCTATGGCGACGTCGGTATCCGCCCGTTTCTGGAGGCCTTTGCGATCACCGCCGCTACCGGCCTGGTGCTGTGGTGGCCGGTGCGCCGCGAGCGCCGCGACCTGCGTCTGCGCGACGGCTTCCTGGTCGCGGTCTCCTTCTGGCTGGTTCTGGGCCTGTTCGGTGCGATTCCGCTGGCGCTGGCCTCGGCGCCGCATCTGTCGGTGACCGACGCGGTGTTCGAATCCATGTCGGGCCTGACCACGACCGGTGCCACGGTGATCGTCGGCCTCGACGAGTTGCCCAAGTCCATCCTGTTCTATCGCCAGGAGCTGCAGTGGCTGGGCGGCATGGGCATCATCGTGCTCGCGGTCGCGGTCCTGCCGATGCTGGGCGTCGGCGGCATGCAACTGTACCGCGCCGAGACGCCAGGGCCGATCAAGGACGCCAAGCTGACCCCGCGCATCGCCGAAACGGCCAAGGCGCTGTGGTACATCTACCTGGGGCTGACCGTGGCCTGCGCAGCAGCCTATTGGCTGGCCGGCATGGATGTTTTCGATGCCATTGCGCAGAGCTTCTCGACGGTGTCGATCGGCGGCTTTTCGACCCACGATGCGAGTCTCGGCTATTTCCGCAGCCCAGAGATCGAGAGTGTCGCCATCGTTTTCATGCTGCTTGCGGGGGCCAATTTCGGCCTGCATTTCGTTGCGCTGCGTCGCATGAGTCTGCGCCCCTATTGGCAGGATGCCGAATTCCGGACCTATTTCGGCATCCTCGCGGCGCTGGCGGCGATCACGGTCGGCTATCTTTACGTCACCGCGCACTACACCCATTTCGCCACCGACCTGCGTCAGGGGCTGTTCCAGGCCGTATCCATCGGCACCACCACCGGTTTCACCACCGCGGCCTATCATCACTGGCCCGGCTTCCTGCCGGCGCTGCTGATCTTCGCCAGCTTCATCGGCGGTTGCGCCGGTTCGACCGGCGGTGGCATCAAGGTCGTGCGCTTCCTGCTGCTGTTCAAGCAGGGGGTGCGCGAACTGATGCGTCTCGTCCATCCCAGCGGTCAGTTCACCGTCAAGATCGGTCGCCGCCCTGTGGACGATCGCGTCATCGATGCGGTCTGGGGGTTCTTCGCGGCTTACGTGGCCACCTTCAGCATCTTCATGCTGCTGCTGATGGCCACCGGGCTGGATCAGGTCACCGCCTTTTCGGCGGTGGCCGCCTGCATGAACAACCTGGGGCCGGGGCTGGGTGCGGTCGGCGATAATTACGCACAGCTCAATCCCTACGCGAAGTGGGTGCTGAGCGTCGCCATGCTGTTTGGCCGGCTGGAAATCTTCACGCCGCTGGTGCTGTTCACGCCCGGCTTCTGGCGGCGCTGA
- the trkA gene encoding Trk system potassium transporter TrkA has protein sequence MKIIVLGAGQVGGSLSHHLAKEANDITLVDTRADVLHELQDRLDLRTVVGHGSHPDVLEQAGARDADMIVAVTSSDETNMVACQIAYTLFRTPTKIARVRANEYLSYTSLFAQEALPIDVLISPEELVTNYVQRLIEHPGALQVLDFADGKVSLVAVRAYYGGPLVGNELRTLAEHMPGIQTRVAAIFRRDKPILPQGDTIIEADDEVFFIAAKKNIRAITSELRKLDKSYKRIVLAGGGNIGKRVAERLEARYQVKIIEHNANRARYLSETLDKAMVLRGDAADEELLLEENIEATDVFCSLTNDDEANILSAMLAKRLGARKVMALINRTAYVDLVESGIIDVAISPQQVTLGALLAHVRRGDVVAVHSLRRGAAEAIEAVAHGDRRTSRVVGRRVDEIKLPKGTTIGAVVRGDEVLVAHGETIIEAEDHVILFLVDRSRIGDVERLFQVDVTFL, from the coding sequence ATGAAAATAATCGTGCTCGGCGCCGGTCAGGTAGGCGGTTCCCTGTCCCACCACCTGGCCAAGGAAGCGAACGACATCACGCTGGTCGACACCCGCGCCGACGTGCTGCACGAATTGCAGGACCGGCTGGATCTGCGTACGGTGGTCGGTCATGGTTCGCATCCCGACGTGCTGGAACAGGCGGGCGCGCGCGATGCCGACATGATCGTCGCGGTGACCAGCAGCGACGAAACCAATATGGTCGCCTGCCAGATCGCCTACACCCTGTTCCGCACGCCCACCAAGATCGCCCGTGTGCGGGCCAACGAATACCTCTCCTACACCAGCCTGTTCGCGCAGGAGGCCCTGCCCATCGACGTGCTGATCAGCCCCGAGGAGCTGGTCACCAACTACGTGCAGCGTCTGATCGAGCATCCCGGCGCACTGCAGGTGCTCGACTTCGCCGACGGAAAGGTGTCGCTGGTCGCGGTGCGCGCCTATTACGGCGGCCCTCTGGTCGGCAACGAGCTGCGCACGCTTGCCGAACACATGCCGGGCATCCAGACGCGGGTGGCGGCCATATTTCGTCGCGACAAGCCCATCCTGCCGCAGGGCGACACCATCATCGAGGCCGACGACGAGGTCTTCTTCATCGCCGCCAAGAAAAACATCCGCGCCATCACCAGCGAGCTGCGCAAGCTGGACAAATCCTACAAGCGGATCGTGCTCGCGGGCGGTGGCAACATCGGCAAGCGTGTCGCCGAGCGTCTGGAGGCGCGCTATCAGGTCAAGATCATCGAGCACAACGCGAATCGCGCGCGCTATCTTTCCGAGACTCTGGACAAGGCGATGGTGCTGCGCGGAGACGCGGCCGACGAGGAGCTGTTGCTGGAGGAGAACATCGAGGCCACCGACGTTTTCTGCTCGCTGACCAATGACGACGAGGCCAATATCCTCTCGGCCATGCTGGCCAAGCGCCTGGGCGCGCGCAAGGTGATGGCGCTGATCAACCGCACTGCCTACGTCGATCTGGTCGAGAGTGGCATCATCGACGTCGCAATCTCGCCGCAACAGGTCACGCTGGGCGCACTGCTCGCGCACGTGCGCCGCGGCGACGTGGTGGCCGTGCACTCCTTGCGGCGCGGCGCGGCCGAGGCGATCGAGGCCGTGGCCCATGGCGATCGCAGGACTTCGCGTGTGGTGGGGCGGCGCGTCGATGAGATCAAGCTGCCCAAGGGTACGACCATCGGTGCGGTGGTGCGCGGCGACGAGGTGCTGGTCGCCCACGGCGAAACGATCATCGAGGCGGAAGACCACGTGATCCTGTTCTTGGTGGACCGCTCCCGGATCGGCGATGTCGAACGTTTGTTCCAGGTCGATGTGACCTTCCTCTGA
- a CDS encoding sigma-54-dependent transcriptional regulator, translated as MSGERILVVDDEPEIRRLLQEILEDEGYAVVVAANAAQARAAIRRQTPDLVLLDIWMPEEDGVTLLKSWNAEKHPPFAVIMMSGHGTVETAVEATRQGALDYIEKPISLTRLLLTVRRGLEMGRAGRQMPPAGASRERAPQLVGSSAVMRTLRARVELLAPRHEPVVAMGEPGSGRTTLLRVLHGAGPRPGGPLVDLAEAARAEQFDASLETDGADAFLDILHGASGGSLYLGELLRLTLDQQERLYERLALPEVGAQDVRVLATLLGPEGLDDAVARGRLIGDLAELFRVGQIRVPPLREHVEDVPELLQYHTDRLHQDEGLNYRHFTVASQNFLRYHHWPGNIAELRALVRLVLTSGQTTEIEPAEAEDALRSLRLQADSALSEVPSGYGELFELSLKDARERFERAYLVHWLAEMGGNISRLAEHAGVERTHLYRKLRALGIEPRKERRKRP; from the coding sequence ATGAGCGGAGAACGCATCCTGGTGGTCGACGACGAGCCGGAAATCAGGCGTTTGCTACAGGAAATACTGGAGGACGAGGGCTACGCGGTGGTGGTCGCGGCCAATGCCGCGCAGGCGCGCGCCGCGATCCGTCGGCAGACGCCGGATCTGGTGCTGCTCGATATCTGGATGCCGGAAGAGGACGGCGTCACCTTGCTCAAGTCCTGGAACGCGGAAAAACACCCACCCTTTGCGGTGATCATGATGTCCGGGCACGGCACGGTTGAAACCGCGGTCGAGGCAACCCGCCAGGGCGCGCTCGACTACATCGAGAAGCCGATCTCGCTGACGCGTCTGCTGTTGACGGTGCGCCGCGGGCTGGAGATGGGCCGTGCCGGCCGTCAGATGCCGCCGGCCGGTGCATCCCGGGAACGGGCGCCGCAGCTGGTGGGTTCGAGCGCGGTCATGAGGACGCTGCGCGCGCGGGTCGAACTGCTCGCGCCAAGACACGAGCCGGTGGTCGCGATGGGCGAGCCGGGCTCGGGGCGCACCACGTTGCTGCGCGTATTGCATGGCGCCGGGCCGCGTCCCGGAGGGCCGCTGGTCGATTTGGCGGAAGCGGCGCGCGCGGAGCAGTTCGACGCCAGCCTGGAAACCGATGGCGCGGATGCTTTTTTGGACATCCTGCATGGCGCAAGCGGCGGCAGCCTGTATCTCGGAGAACTGCTGAGGCTGACGCTGGATCAACAGGAACGCCTTTACGAACGGCTCGCACTGCCAGAGGTTGGGGCGCAGGACGTGCGTGTGCTGGCCACCTTGCTGGGGCCAGAGGGGCTGGACGATGCCGTGGCGCGGGGACGCCTGATCGGCGATCTGGCGGAGCTGTTCCGGGTCGGCCAGATCAGGGTCCCGCCGCTGCGGGAACATGTCGAGGACGTGCCGGAGCTGCTGCAGTATCATACCGACCGCCTGCACCAGGACGAGGGCCTGAACTATCGCCATTTCACCGTGGCTTCGCAGAATTTCCTACGCTATCACCACTGGCCGGGGAATATCGCGGAATTGCGGGCGCTGGTCAGGCTGGTGCTGACCAGTGGGCAGACCACGGAGATCGAGCCGGCCGAGGCCGAGGATGCGTTGCGTAGCCTGCGCCTGCAGGCCGACAGCGCCCTGAGCGAGGTACCGTCGGGGTACGGCGAGCTGTTCGAACTGTCGCTCAAGGATGCACGCGAGCGTTTCGAGCGGGCCTACCTGGTGCACTGGCTGGCCGAGATGGGCGGCAACATCTCGCGTCTTGCCGAGCATGCGGGCGTCGAGCGTACGCATCTTTATCGCAAGCTGAGGGCGCTGGGCATCGAGCCGCGCAAGGAACGGCGTAAACGCCCATGA